A stretch of Methanobrevibacter sp. YE315 DNA encodes these proteins:
- a CDS encoding sodium:solute symporter: protein MNVMILAIVFIIYIFALVFVGYYAYKKTNSSEDFMIAGKDTHPFIMAMSYGATFISTAAIVGFGGVASEYGMSVLWLAFLNIIIGVFIAFVFLGKRTRRMGHALDSLTFPEFLGKRFDSKFIHYFSGLIIFCAMPLYAAVVLIGAARFLESSLLIDFSIALLILSIIITFYVLFGGIRGVMYTDALQGTIMVVAMIFLLVFVYWLLGGVHTANTALTNMVNLYPADALATGGTGWTAFPEFGTPFWWSLVSSTLIGVGIGVLAQPSLIVRFMTVKSDKELNRSVLIGGIFIAIMPTTAYIVGSLSNVYFYDKLGKIAVDVVGGNIDKVIPTFITMALPEWFVYIFLLSLIAAAMSTISSQLHTQGTAFGVDIYGTIRDKSKQKLDQISISRVGILIAILLALIMAYSLPGSVVALGTSLFFEICAAAFLPVFLGALYWKGITRLGAIAGIASGTLVSLFWMVFVFKKTAVGLGICKFICGVETLIPAAPWPFIDVMLIAVPVSAIFTIVVSLLTKPPAQEVIDKAFEQIDTEGSDA from the coding sequence ATGAACGTAATGATTTTGGCAATTGTATTTATAATTTACATATTCGCGCTTGTTTTTGTAGGTTATTATGCATACAAAAAAACTAATTCCTCTGAAGACTTTATGATTGCTGGTAAAGATACGCACCCATTCATTATGGCAATGAGTTATGGAGCAACCTTTATTTCGACAGCAGCTATTGTTGGTTTTGGTGGAGTTGCAAGTGAATATGGTATGAGTGTTTTATGGCTAGCATTCTTAAATATTATTATTGGTGTATTCATAGCCTTTGTATTTTTAGGAAAAAGAACTCGTAGAATGGGGCATGCTTTGGATTCTTTAACTTTTCCTGAGTTTTTAGGTAAACGTTTCGACTCAAAATTCATTCATTATTTCTCAGGATTAATAATCTTCTGTGCAATGCCTCTTTATGCAGCTGTAGTATTAATCGGGGCTGCAAGATTTTTAGAATCATCATTATTAATTGATTTCAGTATTGCTTTACTTATTTTATCAATTATTATTACATTTTATGTGTTGTTCGGTGGAATTCGTGGTGTAATGTATACAGACGCACTGCAGGGAACAATCATGGTTGTTGCTATGATTTTCTTACTTGTATTTGTATACTGGTTGCTCGGAGGAGTACACACTGCAAACACTGCATTAACAAACATGGTTAATCTCTATCCTGCCGATGCTTTGGCTACAGGAGGTACGGGCTGGACGGCCTTCCCAGAGTTTGGAACACCATTCTGGTGGTCACTTGTTTCATCAACTCTTATCGGTGTAGGTATTGGGGTGCTTGCTCAACCTTCATTAATCGTAAGATTCATGACAGTTAAATCAGATAAGGAATTGAACAGGTCTGTTTTGATTGGAGGTATCTTCATTGCAATCATGCCAACAACCGCATACATCGTAGGATCCCTTTCAAACGTATATTTCTATGATAAGCTAGGCAAAATTGCTGTGGATGTAGTTGGAGGAAACATTGATAAGGTTATTCCGACATTCATTACAATGGCCTTGCCTGAATGGTTCGTATACATTTTCCTGTTATCATTGATTGCAGCTGCAATGTCAACAATCTCTTCACAATTGCACACTCAGGGAACCGCATTCGGTGTAGATATTTACGGTACAATAAGAGATAAATCCAAACAGAAATTAGATCAGATAAGCATTTCAAGAGTAGGTATTTTAATAGCTATCCTCCTTGCTTTAATTATGGCATATTCACTTCCAGGAAGTGTGGTTGCACTTGGAACAAGCTTGTTCTTTGAAATTTGTGCAGCAGCATTCTTGCCAGTATTTTTGGGAGCACTTTACTGGAAAGGAATTACAAGACTTGGAGCTATTGCAGGAATCGCATCAGGAACCCTTGTTAGTTTGTTTTGGATGGTATTCGTATTTAAAAAGACTGCTGTCGGACTTGGAATCTGTAAATTTATCTGTGGTGTTGAAACATTGATACCTGCTGCACCATGGCCATTCATTGATGTTATGTTAATAGCAGTTCCTGTTTCCGCAATATTTACAATTGTTGTAAGCCTGCTCACTAAACCTCCGGCTCAAGAGGTAATTGATAAAGCGTTTGAACAAATTGACACAGAAGGAAGTGATGCATGA
- a CDS encoding symporter small accessory protein: protein MMILGIEDPWIWGVYLGIILSTLLCVVYGIINWNKGD, encoded by the coding sequence ATGATGATTTTAGGAATTGAAGATCCTTGGATTTGGGGAGTTTATCTTGGAATTATCTTGTCTACACTTTTATGTGTTGTTTATGGTATTATAAACTGGAATAAAGGAGATTAG
- a CDS encoding carboxymuconolactone decarboxylase family protein — protein MNKLFDNFGRIQKNDPEFHEIFKNFAYDEVFEYSTLSEKESILVILASLIACQSPKAFKKTLLSALDCDITPQEVKELLYQSVPYVGFGRAHNFFGVVIKVFEKKGIDMPLPPGSNTSVENRHKKGRELQEKYFGAEMIQMINENTPDGQKHFNRFLEGFCFGDFYTRDGLDDKQRELITFAFLASLGGCENQLRGHAQGNLNVGNDKEKLVSAITVIMPYIGFPRTLNALAIVNEICG, from the coding sequence ATGAATAAACTATTTGACAATTTTGGAAGAATTCAAAAAAATGACCCTGAATTTCATGAAATCTTTAAGAATTTTGCATACGATGAAGTGTTTGAATACTCTACTTTAAGTGAAAAGGAATCTATTTTAGTTATATTGGCTTCATTAATCGCATGCCAATCACCAAAAGCATTTAAAAAGACTTTATTGTCTGCATTGGATTGCGATATAACTCCGCAAGAGGTTAAAGAGCTATTGTACCAGTCAGTTCCTTATGTGGGTTTTGGCCGTGCACATAACTTTTTCGGGGTTGTGATTAAAGTTTTTGAGAAAAAAGGAATCGATATGCCTTTGCCTCCAGGATCTAACACCTCTGTTGAAAACCGCCATAAAAAAGGCCGTGAACTTCAAGAAAAGTATTTTGGAGCTGAAATGATTCAAATGATAAATGAGAATACGCCTGATGGCCAGAAGCATTTCAACAGATTTTTGGAAGGATTCTGTTTCGGTGATTTCTACACAAGAGATGGTTTGGATGACAAGCAAAGGGAATTGATAACATTTGCATTCCTTGCATCTTTAGGAGGATGTGAAAATCAGTTGAGAGGTCATGCTCAAGGTAATCTAAATGTTGGCAATGATAAAGAAAAATTAGTATCTGCAATAACAGTCATAATGCCGTATATTGGTTTTCCAAGGACATTGAACGCATTGGCGATTGTCAATGAAATATGTGGATAA
- a CDS encoding pyridoxamine 5'-phosphate oxidase family protein, which yields MSNIQKVDELLTKAQVFYLATVDGDKPKVRPLGFHLLFEDKIYFGVGDHKDVYKQMQANPSVEIAAWDGEHFLRYYGTVDLSGNDEVVEKAFELMPEIAEAYKANNWKMGVFYLNDATAEFRNMFAIEESYEFKY from the coding sequence ATGTCAAACATTCAAAAAGTAGATGAATTATTAACAAAAGCACAAGTGTTTTACCTTGCAACAGTAGACGGAGACAAACCAAAAGTCAGACCACTTGGTTTCCATTTATTATTTGAAGACAAAATATACTTTGGAGTCGGGGACCATAAGGATGTATACAAACAAATGCAAGCAAATCCGAGTGTTGAAATAGCAGCGTGGGATGGAGAACACTTTTTAAGATATTATGGAACCGTTGACTTATCTGGAAATGATGAAGTTGTTGAAAAAGCATTTGAATTAATGCCGGAAATAGCTGAAGCATACAAAGCAAACAATTGGAAAATGGGCGTATTCTACCTCAATGACGCTACAGCAGAATTTAGAAATATGTTTGCTATTGAAGAATCCTACGAATTTAAATATTAA
- the modA gene encoding molybdate ABC transporter substrate-binding protein: MKSMKKLLFVAILALVVIVSVGACSAGFLDFLGGDSSSVDANATGEVNLAAAASLKNAFDKDLIPLFNEKYPGIKVTPTYASSGDLQTQIENGLKADIFMSAANKQMNALAKKGLIDNDTNVQFLENKVVLIVPKDSTLNITSFDDLKNVNGTIAIGDPESVPAGQYAQEALNNTGLWSSVEPKLSLGTDVTAVLNQVAQGSADCGIVYATDAKSNENVTVVCEAPDNALKTPVIYPIAMIKDSNNTDSAKAFMDFLQTQEAKDIFVEYGFTIHE; this comes from the coding sequence ATGAAATCTATGAAAAAATTGTTATTTGTTGCAATTTTAGCTTTAGTAGTTATTGTTAGTGTAGGAGCATGTTCCGCTGGTTTCCTTGATTTCTTAGGAGGGGACTCATCCTCTGTTGATGCTAACGCTACTGGTGAAGTTAATTTGGCTGCTGCTGCTAGTTTAAAAAATGCTTTTGATAAGGATTTAATTCCTTTGTTCAATGAAAAATATCCTGGTATAAAAGTTACTCCTACTTATGCTTCAAGTGGAGATTTACAAACTCAAATTGAAAATGGTTTAAAAGCAGACATATTCATGTCCGCTGCTAATAAACAAATGAATGCATTAGCTAAAAAAGGTTTAATTGACAATGATACTAATGTTCAATTTTTAGAAAATAAAGTTGTTTTAATTGTACCAAAAGACTCAACTTTAAACATTACTTCATTCGATGACTTGAAAAATGTGAATGGTACCATTGCTATTGGGGACCCTGAATCTGTACCTGCAGGACAATATGCTCAAGAAGCTTTAAACAACACTGGTCTTTGGAGTTCTGTCGAACCTAAATTATCTTTAGGTACTGATGTAACTGCTGTATTGAACCAAGTAGCTCAAGGATCTGCAGATTGTGGTATTGTATACGCTACCGATGCTAAATCTAATGAAAATGTTACAGTAGTTTGTGAAGCTCCTGATAATGCTTTAAAAACTCCGGTAATTTATCCTATAGCTATGATTAAAGATTCAAATAATACAGATTCTGCAAAAGCATTCATGGACTTCTTGCAAACCCAAGAAGCTAAAGACATATTTGTAGAATATGGATTTACTATCCATGAATAG
- the modB gene encoding molybdate ABC transporter permease subunit, protein MMDWSPIAISMKTASLSIFITFFLGLIVAWGIVKVKNDTTKIILDGIFTLPLVLPPTVVGFFLLWIFGVRGPIGKFFIDFFAVKIAFSWSATVIAAVVMSFPLMYRSARGAFEQVDSNLLDAGRTLGMSEWKIFWKVLFANALPGIISGGILAYARGLGEFGATAMLAGNIAGQTRTLPMAVYSEVAAGNMGEAFDYVIVIIIIAFFAIFIMDYISLRKEKQWK, encoded by the coding sequence ATGATGGATTGGTCACCAATTGCAATTTCAATGAAGACTGCAAGTTTGTCAATTTTTATAACCTTTTTCTTAGGTTTGATTGTTGCTTGGGGTATTGTTAAGGTAAAAAATGATACAACAAAGATTATACTTGACGGTATCTTTACACTCCCTCTTGTATTACCCCCTACTGTGGTAGGGTTCTTTTTACTGTGGATTTTTGGTGTTAGAGGGCCTATAGGTAAGTTTTTTATAGACTTTTTTGCTGTAAAAATAGCGTTTTCATGGTCTGCAACAGTTATTGCTGCTGTTGTCATGTCTTTTCCTTTAATGTATCGATCTGCCCGAGGAGCATTTGAACAAGTGGATTCTAACTTACTGGATGCGGGACGTACATTGGGGATGTCTGAGTGGAAAATTTTCTGGAAAGTTTTATTTGCAAATGCATTACCAGGAATTATTAGTGGAGGAATTCTTGCTTATGCTCGTGGTTTAGGCGAATTTGGTGCTACAGCTATGCTTGCGGGTAATATTGCAGGACAGACCAGAACTCTCCCTATGGCGGTTTATTCCGAAGTAGCTGCAGGTAATATGGGTGAGGCTTTTGATTATGTAATAGTCATTATCATCATAGCATTTTTTGCTATTTTCATCATGGATTACATTTCTTTACGAAAGGAAAAACAATGGAAATAG
- a CDS encoding sulfate/molybdate ABC transporter ATP-binding protein, whose amino-acid sequence MDNKLLKVDIQMQLKEFDLDVDFELKKRRLGILGPSGCGKSMTLKSIAGIVTPDEGVVSLKTNEETTYFDSSKKINLKPQKRNVGYLFQNYALFPNMTVEENVAAGLPKDYDKNLVDRLIKRFHLEGLEKRYPRQLSGGQQQRVALARILAYGPDVILLDEPFSAMDTFLKEQLRIELVNSLKDFDGFSIMVTHDRDEAFQFCDELIILDQGKIIAKGDTYEIFENPRKVQVARLTGCKNISKIEVIDDYHLKSLDWGLIFEVSEKISPNITHIGIRAHDFSFAEKDDVNVIDTTNSTVIEMPFEWEITLTNGLWWKYDKLIYDHEFEIPHYIKIDPKDIILLEE is encoded by the coding sequence ATGGATAATAAATTGTTAAAAGTAGATATTCAAATGCAGCTTAAAGAATTTGACTTGGATGTCGATTTTGAATTGAAAAAAAGGCGTTTGGGTATTCTTGGTCCTTCTGGCTGTGGTAAAAGTATGACATTGAAATCCATTGCGGGTATTGTGACTCCGGATGAAGGGGTTGTAAGTTTAAAAACTAATGAAGAAACCACTTATTTTGATTCCAGTAAAAAAATTAATTTAAAACCTCAAAAAAGAAATGTAGGTTACTTATTTCAGAATTATGCGTTATTTCCAAATATGACTGTTGAAGAAAATGTTGCTGCAGGGTTACCTAAAGATTATGATAAGAACCTTGTGGATAGATTAATTAAGCGTTTTCATTTAGAAGGATTGGAAAAAAGATATCCTAGACAATTGTCTGGAGGTCAGCAGCAAAGAGTAGCTTTAGCCAGAATATTGGCTTATGGTCCTGATGTTATATTATTGGATGAGCCATTCAGTGCTATGGATACATTTTTAAAAGAACAATTGCGTATTGAACTTGTTAATTCACTAAAAGATTTTGATGGATTTTCCATTATGGTTACTCATGACCGTGATGAAGCGTTTCAGTTTTGTGATGAACTTATAATATTGGATCAAGGTAAAATTATAGCAAAAGGGGATACCTATGAAATATTTGAAAATCCCAGAAAAGTTCAGGTTGCAAGACTAACTGGTTGTAAAAACATTTCCAAAATAGAGGTTATTGATGATTATCATCTCAAATCTTTAGACTGGGGACTAATATTTGAAGTATCTGAAAAGATTTCACCAAATATCACTCATATTGGAATAAGGGCGCACGATTTTTCCTTTGCTGAAAAAGATGATGTTAATGTGATAGACACCACAAATTCTACAGTGATAGAAATGCCTTTTGAATGGGAAATAACCTTGACAAACGGTTTATGGTGGAAATATGATAAATTGATTTATGATCACGAATTTGAGATTCCTCACTATATTAAAATTGACCCTAAAGATATAATCTTGTTGGAAGAGTAG
- a CDS encoding heparan-alpha-glucosaminide N-acetyltransferase domain-containing protein, with product MTQLFCKEKVNSSRQVEWDLAKVSAIFLMILVHYFAFCTFGNLDYGIITEYMFILFQCSAPIFMFAMGIGMIYTRHDSPREFVIRGIKLLLLGLIVNTMYFLSNYSAGVPLEYSLLSFLANDILQFAGLTFILVGILKI from the coding sequence ATGACCCAATTGTTTTGTAAAGAAAAAGTTAATTCATCTAGGCAGGTTGAATGGGACCTTGCAAAAGTATCTGCAATATTTCTCATGATTCTGGTTCATTATTTTGCTTTTTGCACTTTCGGTAACTTGGATTATGGTATTATTACTGAATATATGTTTATATTGTTTCAATGTTCCGCTCCAATATTCATGTTTGCCATGGGAATTGGGATGATTTATACAAGACATGATTCCCCAAGGGAATTTGTTATTAGGGGAATTAAGCTACTTTTATTGGGTTTGATTGTCAACACAATGTATTTCCTTTCAAATTATTCTGCAGGCGTTCCATTGGAATATTCACTGTTGTCTTTTTTAGCAAATGACATACTTCAATTCGCGGGATTAACATTTATTCTTGTTGGTATTCTTAAAATTTGA
- a CDS encoding acyltransferase family protein, translated as MALISIVFSLIASYFSDFSFSNIYLNQLLGNLIETFGQNTVSCFPILNWFIVPAFGMLFGENLIRCNDKDQLYKLILRPTAIISLIFLIVGLITREGMFSTVGGTVPEKLEYLHPSIPDIIILIAVILFIVSLLYFITKRLSPKITDFIVKTSKNVTIIYIIQWALILSLTYINQFLQIKATLPIAILTLLFVLIATLILTEAYVKVKNLVFK; from the coding sequence ATGGCTTTAATAAGTATTGTATTTTCATTAATTGCAAGTTATTTTTCAGATTTTTCCTTTAGTAATATTTATTTGAATCAATTGTTAGGTAATTTAATAGAAACCTTCGGACAGAATACAGTTAGCTGTTTTCCTATTTTGAACTGGTTTATCGTTCCAGCTTTTGGAATGCTATTCGGTGAAAACCTAATCAGATGCAATGATAAAGATCAGTTATACAAATTAATATTGAGGCCAACAGCGATCATATCACTTATCTTTTTGATAGTAGGTTTAATTACACGTGAAGGCATGTTTTCTACAGTGGGAGGTACTGTACCTGAAAAATTAGAATATCTTCATCCTTCAATTCCGGACATTATTATTTTGATTGCAGTAATATTGTTCATTGTTTCATTACTGTATTTTATAACTAAAAGGTTATCTCCTAAAATTACAGATTTCATAGTTAAAACCAGTAAAAACGTCACAATCATTTATATTATCCAATGGGCTTTAATTCTTTCTTTAACATATATAAATCAATTCTTACAGATTAAAGCCACATTGCCGATAGCCATATTGACTTTATTATTTGTCCTGATTGCCACTCTTATTTTAACTGAAGCTTATGTTAAGGTT